In one window of Clarias gariepinus isolate MV-2021 ecotype Netherlands chromosome 10, CGAR_prim_01v2, whole genome shotgun sequence DNA:
- the vgll1 gene encoding transcription cofactor vestigial-like protein 1, whose product MEHQPGSPVAGKAEEHSGSLLLTYFQGDINSMVDAHFSRALENITKPKGNITKIKKPCKLVKPEQPSTSNWDMQSHMCFDATDSSGRIELGRHEEMPPKPRLPLNAPVESTNAWLNSPRQGTSLVLPPMVFPSAASAEGLVVADHQYNSLLNLLHNDRPDLGSVMLASSKQELMPGWVRHPGFGDQMTPDHSLDSGVPMMEKKDLYWY is encoded by the exons atggagcaccaaccaggGAGTCCAGTGGCTGGCAAGGCAGAAGAGCATTCAGGAAGTCTACTTCTCACCTACTTCCAGGGAGATATTAACAGCATGGTAGATGCACATTTCTCACGTGCCTTGGAAAATATCACCAAACCGAAGGGAAACATCACAAAAATCAAGAAACCTTGCAAATTGGTCAAACCTG AGCAGCCAAGTACAAGCAACTGGGACATGCAATCGCACATGTGCTTTGATGCCACAGATTCTTCAGGACGAATTGAGCTCGGCAGACATGAAGAGATGCCGCCAAAGCCCCGTCTGCCACTTAATGCTCCTGTGGAGAGCACCAATGCTTGGCTCAATAGTCCACGGCAGGGCACAAGTCTGGTGTTGCCTCCCATGGTGTTTCCCTCTGCTGCGTCTGCCGAGGGTTTGGTGGTGGCAGATCATCAATACAATTCCCTATTAAATCTGCTACACAATGACCGACCAGACCTGGGCTCCGTCATGTTAGCCTCATCCAAACAGGAGCTCATGCCAGGATGGGTCCGGCATCCAGGATTTGGAGATCAGATGACTCCAGATCACAGTCTTGACTCTG GTGTCCCAATGATGGAGAAGAAGGATTTATATTGGTACTAG
- the cd40lg gene encoding CD40 ligand produces MSTMINTFHSSFNPPPIPPRPGHRGGPALPSNTPLVKFLSVLLLLLMIQTFGGFLYLFHRLNTLQDRQNDNKISTLKQLQQCAENNLELKDLQYCNSIVENYRTVIKKISQAEGKVALLTETGSSTIPKARMLPLIPKDKHKSNTLLWDSNHSVLEKISVSTSGELRIHYPGYYLIQSHVTFSKAHSKATLKQTIWMKKTPGESPSKLLDSYCSLPRSSTIPDMCTASLTGVFRLEKDQTLFVNVTDMGLVNLASTTFGLYRLQD; encoded by the exons ATGTCCACCATGATCAACACCTTTCACAGCAGCTTCAATCCTCCACCGATACCTCCACGGCCAGGCCACAGAGGAGGACCAGCACTGCCATCAAACACACCATTAGTCAAGTTCTTGTCAGTGCTGCTGCTTCTACTAATGATACAGACATTTGGAGGATTTCTCTACCTGTTCCACAGACTCAACACG CTGCAGGACAGACAAAATGATAACAAGATAAGCACACTAAAACAACTACAGCAGTGTGCTGAGAACAACCTAGAATTGAAGGACCTACAGTACTGCAACAGTATTGTTGAAAACTACAGGACTGTCATCAAGAAG ATCTCTCAAGCTGAAGGAAAAG TGGCTTTGTTGACTGAAACTGGATCCTCCACGATACCTAAAGCAAGAATGTTACCTTTGATACCTAAAG ATAAGCACAAGTCCAATACCCTGCTGTGGGACAGTAACCACTCTGTGCTGGAGAAGATCAGTGTTAGCACATCAGGAGAACTGAGAATTCACTACCCTGGATACTATTTGATCCAATCTCATGTCACCTTTTCCAAAGCGCACAGCAAAGCAACACTCAAGCAAACCATATGGATGAAAAAGACACCTGGTGAATCCCCGAGTAAACTTCTTGATTCCTACTGCAGCTTGCCTCGGAGCAGCACAATACCAGATATGTGCACTGCCTCACTGACAGGGGTGTTTAGGCTTGAGAAGGATCAGACGCTGTTTGTTAATGTAACTGACATGGGCTTGGTGAACTTGGCCTCGACCACTTTTGGATTGTACAGGCTACAGGATTAA